ATTTATACTCATTGTGATAATCATCAAAGTAATTCACAGATACATTTAAAGGAACTGTTCCATTCACGTTATCCAATTCAAATATTGAGGTGTCGTAATCATCCTCATCCAAATCCCCAATGTATTTTGTATGGTTTTTCCCATTTACATTTAATGTTAAGACACAATGCCTTATTTTTGAACTTCCCCTATTTGCAATGCCAATGGTTACCTCATAGTTGTCCTTATACTCAACACTATCCAAATAGACAAATGGCTGATTTTCATAGATTCTTTTGACAACCTTTATATTTATTGGTGTTGAGAAGTTGTAAAAATTGCCATCTTCCCCAACCCAAATAACGTTTGCATATATTGAGTAAATTCCATTATCAATCTCTGGAACTGCATATATTGTTAGAGGGATGGTTTTTTCATACTTTGCCTTTAAAAATCCAATATAATAACTCCCACTCCCTAAAATGTTTATTTTATCATTTCCCAAAAAATTTACAGATAGATACTTTGCATTTCCAGTCCCACAATTTTTTAATTTTATTTTTATGGCTTTTGATTCTGATGGAGAGATTGAGTTATTATCTACTTCAACCTGAAATCTTGCAATACCATAAACTGGCAAATAATAGACCTTTGTGAATTCATAACTGCGTTCTTCATCTGCTATGTTATAACTAACCTTAACATCTATCTTATAATCCCTTGAAGGGGCATTTTCATCCACGTGCAGTTTGAAGTAAACCGTATCACTCTCCCCCTCATTTAAGTGGGATATTGTTGCTTTTCCAATTGTGGGATTTACCTGCCTTAATTCGAATGGATAATGAGGTGTTATTTCAACTACAATATCATTAACCCCCTCCCCCTTGTTGTTTGTTATTTTAAACCACAAATTTACATCATCCCCAGGATGTATTTTTAGTGGTTCATATTGGGGATTGTCTATTTGAAGGGCATATAGTGGAGTTAATAAAAAAATCAAACCAAGTATCAGAAATTTTCTCATTTCATTGACCTCCATTTAAGGTTTATTCATAATTTAACCATAACACTTATATATAAACATAATCAAAAAATTCATATATATAATTAATGGTGGAAAATCATGAAAACAGTTGATATCATTTCATTTGCATGGAAAAACATGAAACAAAAAAGAACTCAAAGTTTGCTAACAATTGTGGGGATTGTAATAGGCATTGTGGCTATAGTCAGCCTTGTTTCTTTGGGGTATGGTGTTCAAAATTACATACAAGATGAAACTGCAAAGTTGGGGGCAAATAAAATACAAATTTTCCCTATGAAACAGTTTGGAACTCCGCCAACCAAACTATTTAGAGATAAAGAGATTAAAGCAATTAAAAATATAAGGGGAGTAGATGAAGTATTATATGGATGGTACAGCGGTGTTAATGTTGAATACGGGGGCGAAAAATATTTCGTAAATATATTCTATGCAAAACCATCTCTTCAAAAATCAGTTTATTCTGATGTCGGAGGGTATGGTATTGAAAAAGGGCGGTGGTTATCAGATAATGATAACTATAAATGTATTGTGGGTTATGGAATAGCACATAACTTATTCAAAAAAGAATTGGACGTAGGGGACTCAATATATATCAATGGAAAAAAATTTAAAATTGTGGGAATCATGACTCAAGTGGGCAACCAGCAAGATGATAATATGGTAATGATACCCATGAGCTCAGGGGAGGAACTATTTAATAAAAAAGGAGAGTATAATTTCATAGTAGTGAAAATTAAAGAAGGTGCAGATATTAAAAAAATATCGGAAGATATAAAAGATGCCTTGGAAAAGTCCATGGGGACGGATAATTTCAGTGTTTTAACTGCTGAACAGATGGCAAAATCAATTGGTGGAATATTAGGTGTTTTAACCATGTTTGTAGCAGGAGTTGCGGGGATATCCTTATTAGTTGGTGCAGTTGGAATCTCCAATACTATGCATATGAGCATCTTGGAAAGAAGAAAAGACATTGGGATTTTAAAAGCACTTGGTGCAGAAACCACGACGATACTATCAATATTTGTGGTTGAAGCAGGATTTTTAGGTTTATTAGGTGGGATTGTGGGCTTGATAATTGGTATAGGTATTGCCAAATTAGTTGAAATAATAGCTCAAAATATGGGGTATGGTATGATTCAAGCATGGATTTCATGGGAGCTCGCAGTTGGAGTTTTAGGGTTCTCATTTATTGTTGGAGTAATTAGCGGATATTTCCCTGCGAGAAGTGGGGCAAAATTAAATCCAATTGAAACATTAAGAGGGGAATAATGGCAATAATAGAAGGAAAAAATATTTGGAAAATTTATGGAACTGGAGAGGCAAAAACCTACGCTTTAAGAGGAGTAGATATTGCCATCGATGAGGGGGAGTTTTTAGCAATAATGGGACCGAGTGGTTGTGGAAAATCAACTCTTCTAAACATTTTAGGACTTTTAGACGTACCTACAAAGGGAGAGGTCCATATAAAAGGCAAAAAAACTACATTGATGAATGAAAATGAAAGGGCAATTTTTAGGAGAAAAATAAGTGGATTTATATACCAACAATTCCATTTAATAAAAACACTAACCTCCCTTGAAAATGTGGAATTGCCATTAATGCTTGATGAAAAAAATAAAGAATATAGAAGAAAGATAGCAAAGGAACTATTAAAACTTGTAGGTTTAGAGGATAGGATGAATCACTATCCTAACCAATTAAGTGGTGGACAGCAGCAAAGAGTGGCTATAGCAAGAGCATTAGCAAACAATCCAAAGATAATATTTGCAGATGAACCGACAGGAAATTTGGATAGCAAAAGCGGTGAAGTGATAATAAATATATTAAAGGAGTTACATGAAAAAGGAATAACGATTGTTATGGTTACCCATGATGCAAATTTAACCAAATATGCCACAAGGATTGTGAAAATGAAGGATGGAGAAATAATATCTCAACATTAAATTTTGAGATAAAAAGAATCTATATAACATAATAAAAACAGTAGACAAAATCCAACGCTACTGCCAAATTTTTACTAAAAGGTTATTTTTAGAGTAAGTGAAAATTAGTGTAAGAATATCCCGTAGTTTAATATAACCTCTGCAATAATTATGGACAAAGTTATCCCTATAACCTTTTCTGGCTCTATTCTTATTTTTGAAAGTGATTCATCCATATATCTTACTAATCCAGCACTTGTAGCAAGTCCTCTATCTTCTCTTTTGGACATCAAACCACCAAATTATTTGTAAGTTTTTATATAAAGAATCTTTATATACGAGTTTATATAAAAAGATTACATTATAATCCTGCCTGATGAGGATGATACTGGAGACCTGAGAGACAGGAATTATTTGGTTTTATTAATTGATGGGAGGAGTTGGGTTTTCTCGGAGCGAAGCGACGAGAACTTAAAAACCACAAGGTTTTAAAGTCCACGACAGGGGCAGAGACACGCTTGCGTGGCTGATGACGCCCAAGTCCAACGTGGACTTATGTCCATAAATGTCCATATTGGACAGACCCCTAATTTTTTATTATTTAAGTTTTGCTTAAAGTTCATCAATACAATTGTCGCATATGTATCTTCCATTTACAAGTCTTACAGGCCCTTGACTACCACAAACTTCGCAAATACCTTCAATATACTCATCCCCACGGTATGGAAGTTCCCCACCCATTTTACTCATTTCAGACATAATCTCAAAGATCTTTGGAGAGATTTTTGTTATGTCGCTGACTGTTATTATACCGAGGAGTTTGTCCCCTTCCACAACAGGGAGCCTTTTAACATTCTTCTCAGTCATCTTTTTTGCAGCATCCATTAATGTTGCTGTTGGGCTTATGACAACCAATTTTGTAGTCATTATATCCTTTATCAAAACATCTTTTGGCTTTAAATTCTTTGCTACTATATTTATAACCAAATCCCTCTCTGTTACAATACCCAAAGGTTTTGAGTCTTTTTCAACAACAACCACACAACCTATGTTATTATCTTTCATTATATTTGCTACATCGTATGCTGTTGTATCTACGTTAACAGTTATAACTGGAGTACTCATTGCATCACTAACAACCATATTAACTTCCATACTATCACCACACTAAAACAATTTTGTGAAATTTTATGATTTAAATATTTTTAAATTTTTCTAAATTATGTTGTTGAACTTTCTTCATCATCATACAACTCCTGTCCAACATTCATCTCTTCCATCAAACCCCTTGAACCCTCAAGTGTTTCAATTCTATACATGTATGATCTATACCAAATATCCTTTGGAAGAACTTTAACTGGAGATAACCTCCAAGCCCTTGTCTCCTCCTCATATCCCCAATTTACATAGTGGTTAAAGTTCCTTACAATATCTGTTATAACAACATTAAACTCATTAATTAAAATCTTTTGAAGGTTTCTCCATTTATCAATTGAAGATTCTCTCCTTGTTATTCCAAAGTATCCTGCACATCTTGGGCCTTTTAATGTTGCAATTCCCCTACCAATGAATGTCCTTACTGCATTTAATGTCTCTGGAGGGTCTGTTATAAAGGTATCGAACTTACCAACCAAGTAATCCGGTAATGGCTTTCTAATATCAAGAGTCAATATTTCAAGGTTGTTATAGCCAATCTCATCTGCAG
The nucleotide sequence above comes from Methanotorris formicicus Mc-S-70. Encoded proteins:
- a CDS encoding COG1361 S-layer family protein gives rise to the protein MRKFLILGLIFLLTPLYALQIDNPQYEPLKIHPGDDVNLWFKITNNKGEGVNDIVVEITPHYPFELRQVNPTIGKATISHLNEGESDTVYFKLHVDENAPSRDYKIDVKVSYNIADEERSYEFTKVYYLPVYGIARFQVEVDNNSISPSESKAIKIKLKNCGTGNAKYLSVNFLGNDKINILGSGSYYIGFLKAKYEKTIPLTIYAVPEIDNGIYSIYANVIWVGEDGNFYNFSTPINIKVVKRIYENQPFVYLDSVEYKDNYEVTIGIANRGSSKIRHCVLTLNVNGKNHTKYIGDLDEDDYDTSIFELDNVNGTVPLNVSVNYFDDYHNEYKFSKTFVVNFVEHRESKQNNYWIIGILGVFVVLLLIYWRKRKREIESFE
- a CDS encoding ABC transporter permease; this translates as MKTVDIISFAWKNMKQKRTQSLLTIVGIVIGIVAIVSLVSLGYGVQNYIQDETAKLGANKIQIFPMKQFGTPPTKLFRDKEIKAIKNIRGVDEVLYGWYSGVNVEYGGEKYFVNIFYAKPSLQKSVYSDVGGYGIEKGRWLSDNDNYKCIVGYGIAHNLFKKELDVGDSIYINGKKFKIVGIMTQVGNQQDDNMVMIPMSSGEELFNKKGEYNFIVVKIKEGADIKKISEDIKDALEKSMGTDNFSVLTAEQMAKSIGGILGVLTMFVAGVAGISLLVGAVGISNTMHMSILERRKDIGILKALGAETTTILSIFVVEAGFLGLLGGIVGLIIGIGIAKLVEIIAQNMGYGMIQAWISWELAVGVLGFSFIVGVISGYFPARSGAKLNPIETLRGE
- a CDS encoding ABC transporter ATP-binding protein, whose amino-acid sequence is MAIIEGKNIWKIYGTGEAKTYALRGVDIAIDEGEFLAIMGPSGCGKSTLLNILGLLDVPTKGEVHIKGKKTTLMNENERAIFRRKISGFIYQQFHLIKTLTSLENVELPLMLDEKNKEYRRKIAKELLKLVGLEDRMNHYPNQLSGGQQQRVAIARALANNPKIIFADEPTGNLDSKSGEVIINILKELHEKGITIVMVTHDANLTKYATRIVKMKDGEIISQH
- a CDS encoding preprotein translocase subunit Sec61beta, which produces MSKREDRGLATSAGLVRYMDESLSKIRIEPEKVIGITLSIIIAEVILNYGIFLH
- a CDS encoding CBS domain-containing protein; translated protein: MEVNMVVSDAMSTPVITVNVDTTAYDVANIMKDNNIGCVVVVEKDSKPLGIVTERDLVINIVAKNLKPKDVLIKDIMTTKLVVISPTATLMDAAKKMTEKNVKRLPVVEGDKLLGIITVSDITKISPKIFEIMSEMSKMGGELPYRGDEYIEGICEVCGSQGPVRLVNGRYICDNCIDEL